In Chloroflexota bacterium, the sequence CAGGAACAGCGCCGTGAGCAAGATGCGCCCGATGTAGTCAAAGTCAATGCCCGCGCCGGTGCCGGCGATCTGGGCCATCACGCCCTCAAAGAGTTTGGTGGTGGCCTTGCCCAGGATCTTGGGCCCCACGATGGAGAATATCGTGGAGGCGACGGCGAACACCATGACGACGGCAATGGAGATTTTGTAGGCCCCGAGGTACTGGATGAGTTTCCTCATGGTGCCCTTGAAGTCGCGGGGCTTCTCGCCCTTCATCATGGCCATGTGGCCGCCCCTGCCCATAGGGCCTCGCCCGACCATCGGGCCGCGGCCGCCGGGCGCTCCGGGGCCGATCATCGGCCCGCGCCCGTCTCCGGGACCGCTCCTGTTGGGTGCAGTGCTGGCTGGCATGCTCATGCGGCCTCCTCCCGCCCCAGTTGCGACAGGGCGATTTCGCGATAAACCTCGCAGGTCTCCATCAGTTCGCGGTGGGTCCCCTTGCCCACGATTCGGCCCTCGTCCAGAACGATGATCTGGTCAGCG encodes:
- a CDS encoding ABC transporter ATP-binding protein → ADQIIVLDEGRIVGKGTHRELMETCEVYREIALSQLGREEAA